One genomic region from Yamadazyma tenuis chromosome 4, complete sequence encodes:
- the FMO1_1 gene encoding monooxygenase (EggNog:ENOG503NWM1; COG:Q), whose product MAFKRVCVIGAGPSGLASIRALNGEPFEFGIDVYDPRSNVGGIWNYSSSKEKYNDTNDLEANKVYNFSPIYDNLETNLPARCMQFTDFPFPEGSKFLFRTSVIDYLQKYAKTIGPFNLHLNTKVVSVEKTNDWAVTSENVTTGNLSTKHYDAIVVANGHFEKPIYPSVKGLEEWQQKDPKSVIHAKFYNSAKKYADKTVLVVGGSSSGCDIAVQVSSTAKKVYVSCDEESILNKIRHPYLEIIPRIDEYNVNHHAATFEDKTIKIDQIIFCTGYFYDVPFLKIPLCESRYIKNLYKHIFYVEDPSLVFVGLGKDVSPFPMAEAQSSVLARYFSGRLQLPTSDAMRQESSQELALKGARLHGLKPPKEPEYVNELHHLIEEQHLEGGFMFEKYEGEKLEARTAAAGLKLQRLTAYCEEIVRDKTKRILSLHGAGKV is encoded by the coding sequence ATGTCGGTGGGATTTGGAACTATTCTTCTAGCAAAGAAAAGTACAATGATACTAACGACCTTGAGGCCAACAAAGTGTACAACTTTTCCCCCATCTACGACAACTTAGAAACTAACCTTCCAGCCCGGTGCATGCAGTTCACCGATTTTCCATTCCCTGAAGGTAGCAAGTTTTTATTCAGAACATCTGTCATTGACTATTTGCAGAAATACGCCAAAACCATCGGTCCCTTCAATTTGCAtttgaacaccaaagttGTTTCTGTGGAAAAAACTAACGATTGGGCCGTCACCAGTGAAAATGTGACGACCGGAAACTTGTCAACCAAACATTATGATGCCATAGTGGTAGCAAACGGCCATTTTGAAAAGCCCATTTACCCATCCGTCAAGGGACTCGAGGAATGGCAACAAAAGGACCCCAAGTCAGTCATCCACGCCAAATTCTACAACAGTGCTAAGAAGTATGCCGACAAGACGGTGTTGGTGGTCGGGGGCTCATCTAGTGGGTGTGACATTGCCGTGCAAGTGAGCTCCACTGCTAAAAAAGTGTATGTTTCATGCGATGAAGAGTCaattttgaacaagatcAGACATCCATACCTCGAAATTATTCCTAGAATCGACGAATACAACGTGAATCACCATGCAGCtacttttgaagacaaaaCCATAAAAATTGACCAGATCATCTTCTGCACTGGCTACTTCTATGATGTGccattcttgaagatcccCTTGTGCGAATCACGCtacatcaagaacttgtacAAACACATTTTCTACGTCGAAGATCCGTCCTTGGTATTTGTGGGGTTGGGCAAAGATGTGAGTCCGTTCCCCATGGCTGAAGCACAGTCGAGTGTTTTGGCAAGGTATTTCAGTGGCCGGTTACAACTTCCTACTAGTGATGCGATGAGACAGGAGTCGAGTCAGGAGTTGGCACTAAAAGGCGCAAGACTCCATGGATTAAAACCCCCTAAAGAGCCTGAGTATGTGAATGAGCTCCATCATCTCATTGAGGAGCAGCATCTTGAGGGAGGATTCATGTTTGAGAAGTACGAAGGTGAAAAACTCGAAGCTAGGACTGCGGCTGCAGGCCTCAAATTGCAGCGACTCACCGCATATTGTGAGGAGATCGTTAGAGACAAAACTAAGAGAATACTAAGTTTACACGGAGCCGGAAAAGTATAG